The following coding sequences are from one Saccopteryx bilineata isolate mSacBil1 chromosome 3, mSacBil1_pri_phased_curated, whole genome shotgun sequence window:
- the LOC136328844 gene encoding LOW QUALITY PROTEIN: leukocyte-associated immunoglobulin-like receptor 2 (The sequence of the model RefSeq protein was modified relative to this genomic sequence to represent the inferred CDS: inserted 1 base in 1 codon), producing MSPKTTALLSLVLCLGHTIHTQDGDLPAPSIRAEPGSVXPPGWPVTIVCRGPAGADVFRLRKEENIFAFRDQKIMSRHGSQGTEARFRMPTVSAVTAGSYFCLYHMGSLWSEPSEPLGLKDSEPWSSLYSMMAWTLSPYVMVDTELSLLGWGVQR from the exons ATGTCCCCCAAAACCACCGCCCTCCTAAGCCTTG TCCTCTGTCTGGGCCACACGATCCACACACAGGATGGTGA CCTGCCTGCACCCTCCATCAGGGCCGAGCCAGGCTCTG AACCTCCGGGATGGCCTGTGACCATCGTGTGCCGGGGTCCCGCTGGGGCTGACGTGTTCCgcctgaggaaggaggagaataTCTTTGCTTTCAGGGATCAGAAAATCATGTCTCGACATGGGtcacaggggacagaggccagattCCGCATGCCCACAGTGAGTGCGGTCACTGCCGGGAGTTACTTCTGCCTCTATCACATGGGCTCCCTCTGGTCTGAGCCCAGTGAGCCCCTGGGGCTGAAG GACTCTGAGCCCTGGTCCTCTCTGTACAGCATgatggcctggacactgagcCCCTATGTCATGGTGGACACAGAGCTGTCCCTGCTGGGCTGG GGAGTCCAGAGGTGA
- the CDC42EP5 gene encoding cdc42 effector protein 5 produces MPVLKQLGPVQPKKRSERGALSISAPLGDFRHTLHVGRSGDAFGDTSFLSRHGGGPPPEPRAPPAGAPRSAPPPAVPQPPPPALRAPAPADPLLSFHLDLGPSMLDAVLGVMDAERPGTAAAKPAADPGSGAQRSRASCRPDADLELDDVIGL; encoded by the coding sequence ATGCCGGTGCTGAAGCAGTTGGGCCCAGTGCAGCCCAAGAAGCGGTCTGAGCGCGGTGCCCTCTCCATCTCCGCACCGCTCGGCGACTTTCGCCACACGCTGCACGTGGGGCGCAGCGGCGACGCCTTTGGGGACACTTCGTTCCTGAGCCGCCATGGCGGAGGGCCGCCCCCCGAGCCCCGGGCGCCACCGGCTGGGGCCCCGCGCTCCGCACCGCCGCCCGCCGTGCCGCAGCCCCCGCCGCCCGCCCTCCGCGCGCCCGCGCCCGCCGATCCGCTGCTGTCCTTCCACCTGGACCTGGGCCCCTCGATGCTGGACGCGGTGCTGGGCGTCATGGATGCGGAGCGCCCGGGGACCGCGGCTGCTAAGCCCGCCGCGGACCCCGGCTCCGGGGCGCAGCGCTCCAGGGCCAGCTGCCGCCCCGACGCGGACCTCGAGCTGGACGACGTTATCGGCCTGTAG